Genomic window (Candidatus Hydrogenedentota bacterium):
TGGTCGCGGTGGACGGACGCAGCGGGGCCTCGGCTTTTTTTCGCCAATGGACGCGGTGTGAGGCGCTGTTTACGGATGGGAACCCTCTTCGCCGGGTGGGGCCGGTTGTACGGGCGGTAGCGTTGCAGCGGTCGATGGCCCCGCCCCCAGCACCGCCAGGACCTCGTTGGACGGGATGCAGGTGCGCAGGACCATCTGTTGATATTTTGTCTTGCCGTCTTCGCCTCCGGCTTCCATCGGGGCCGTTGTGGCGACCATGCCCACGACGGCGCCGGCGGCATTTAGCACGGGCGCGCCGCTCGAGCCCTTGGCGTATTCCGCCGTGACGGCCATCTGCGCAACGGCCTGCTGCGCGTCACGGCGTACGAAATAGCGGGACACGATGCCCTGCGTCAGCGTGTAAAATTTCCGGTTTGGATGGCTGATGATGACGACCGGCGCGCCGGCGGGCGTGTCCGGCGCGATAGCCAGGGGCGGCGCGCGCAAGCCTTCCGCCTGTAGAACCGCCACGTCGCATTGCTTGTCGGCGGCAATCACCGCGGTAATGGGATAGATGGCCCCGTCCTGCGTCATCGCGACGAGCGTGGCATCCGGCTCGTGTTCGGCCACATGGTAATTCGTCACGCACACCCCCGGAAACGCCGCGACGAACCCCGCGGATGTGCTCAGCGCGTGGCGTTTGCCGCACTCCTTGCAGTGGCCCAGCGATGCGATGACCAAGACGCTGGCGCTGCACTGCGCGTAGACTTGATCCGGACGGAGTCTCCTGCGCCGGGACGCGGACACCGGCACGCGCCCCTCAGGCGCGCGCAAGGGCGCACGCGGCAGCACGTCGGTGATGCCGCAATAGGCGCTCTCAGGCGCGTTGGCGGCCCTGCGGAGCTTGCTCAGCAGGGCTTTGTCGTCGATGTACGGACCGGTCCCGGAACTTGGCGGCGGGGATGCGGTCAGGCACCCCGCGAACACGAATGTCAGCCCCAGGCACAGCAGCAGGGCCGCGCGGCCCTGGGCCGGCCGGCGGGCCCTGTCTCCGGATGAACTGTCGCTGGTCTGGTTCATGTGTTGCGTGACAACCCGTAAGCGCTTAGGATAGCGCCTCTGATTTCGGAATTACAGCACGGCTGCCGGGACGCGGGCCCGATGTCCGCGAAAACGCGGCGGGGAGACGCCATGACCTTCGCAACAACCGACTTGGAAGACCCGTGCGTGGCCGGGCGCAACAAGGCGGCGGCGCATTGCACCCTGATGCCCTATGCGGACGCGGCCCGGGCTGCGCTGTGCGACCGCGCGGCGTCGCCGTTCCGACGCTTGCTGAACGGGGCCTGGAAATTCCACTGGGTTCCGAAACCCGCGGACCGGCCCGTGGACTTTTTCCGGCCCGGCTACGACGTCAGTGGCTGGGCGGACATGCCCGTGCCGTCCAACTGGGAAACGGAGGGTTACGGCATCCCCATCTATAGCAACGTGGCGTACCCGTTCCCGCCGGATCCGCCGCGCATCCCGGCGGACAACAACCCCGTCGGGTCGTATCGCACGACGTTTGACCTGCCGGATGCCTGGGCGGGCCGCCGCATCCTGCTTCAGTTTGGCGGGGTCATGAGCGGCTGCTATGTCTGGGTCAATGGCCAAGAAGTGGGCTACAGCGAAGACAGCATGACTCCGGCGGAATTCGACATCACCCGGTTTGTCCAGCCGCGGGGCAACGTGCTGGCCGTGCAGGTGTACCGCTGGTGCTCGGGCAGCTACCTGGAAGACCAGGACATGTGGCGGCTCAGCGGCATCTATCGCGATGTGCTGCTATATGCCGTGCCCGCCGTTCACATCCGCGACTTTTTTGCCCGCTGCACATTCGACGGGGCCTGTCGTGACGCCGCGCTTCGGCTCACAATCAAGGTGCGCAACAGCGGCAGTGCGGCGCCATCCGCGCACAACATCGAAGCCAGCCTGCTCGATGCGAACGGCGTGCCGGTAGAAGCAAACCCGATCATGACCGCCGCGACCGGCCCCTTGGATTCCGGAAATGAGTCCTTGCTCGAGCTTGCGGCGCCGGTGGCGCAGCCGCTCAAGTGGACCGCCGAGACGCCTCATCTCTATACGCTCGTGCTGACCCTGAAGGACGCGGCGGGCGCCGTGGCCGAGGCGGTGTCGTGCCGCTTCGGTTTCCGGCAGGTCGAGGTGCGCGACAACCAGATTTTCGTCAATGGCGTATCCGTCAAGCTCAAGGGCGTGAACCGGCACGAGCATTGCCCCGACCGCGGCAAGGCGATCACCGTCGCGCAGATGCGCGAAGACCTGCGGATCATGAAACGGAACAACATCAACACGGTGCGCACATGCCATTATCCGAATCAGGAGGAGTGGTACGACCTCTGCGACGAATTCGGCATTTACGTCATCGACGAGGCGAACATCGAATCGCACGGCATGGGTTACGACCTCGACACCACGCTTGGCAACCGGCCCGAATGGGAGACGGCCCACGTGGACCGTGTCGTGCGCATGGTCGAGCGCGACAAAAACCACCCCTCGGTCATCATCTGGTCATTGGGGAACGAGGCGGGCTCGGGCTCCAATTTCGTGGCGGCGGCGAACGCCTTGCGCGCGATCGACCCCACGCGCCCCGTGCATTACGAGCGGTTCAATGATATCGCGGACATCCACAGCGAGATGTACCATCCCATGGAGCTGATGCTGCACTACGCGCAAAACCACCCGAGCAAGCCGTTTTTCCTTTGCGAATACGCGCACGCCATGGGCAACAGCGTCGGCAACCTGCAGGATTACTGGAACCTGATTGATGCGCGTGCGTGCCTTATTGGCGGGTGCATCTGGGATTTCATCGACCAAGCGCTGCGCAAGAAGACGGATGCGCCGCCCGGCTGGTTCTGGGCGTATGGCGGGGATTTTGGCGACACGCCCAACGACGGCAATTTCTGCTGCGACGGCATTGTCGGGCCGGACCGCACGCCGAACCCGAGCATGCAGGAGGTGCGCAAGGTCTACGAGAACATCCGGACCGAACCGGTCGACCTCCTGCGGGGCCGCGTGCGCGTGCTCAACAAGCATGCGTTCTTGAATCTGGATGCGTTCGAGGCCGCCTGGACTCTCATGGCGGACGGGCGTGTGCTCCAGGAAGGCAGCCTGGGCCGCCTTCCCGTGCCGCCGGGCGGCATGGCCGAAGCCACGGTTCCCTTTCG
Coding sequences:
- a CDS encoding trypsin-like peptidase domain-containing protein: MNQTSDSSSGDRARRPAQGRAALLLCLGLTFVFAGCLTASPPPSSGTGPYIDDKALLSKLRRAANAPESAYCGITDVLPRAPLRAPEGRVPVSASRRRRLRPDQVYAQCSASVLVIASLGHCKECGKRHALSTSAGFVAAFPGVCVTNYHVAEHEPDATLVAMTQDGAIYPITAVIAADKQCDVAVLQAEGLRAPPLAIAPDTPAGAPVVIISHPNRKFYTLTQGIVSRYFVRRDAQQAVAQMAVTAEYAKGSSGAPVLNAAGAVVGMVATTAPMEAGGEDGKTKYQQMVLRTCIPSNEVLAVLGAGPSTAATLPPVQPAPPGEEGSHP
- a CDS encoding DUF4981 domain-containing protein, with translation MTFATTDLEDPCVAGRNKAAAHCTLMPYADAARAALCDRAASPFRRLLNGAWKFHWVPKPADRPVDFFRPGYDVSGWADMPVPSNWETEGYGIPIYSNVAYPFPPDPPRIPADNNPVGSYRTTFDLPDAWAGRRILLQFGGVMSGCYVWVNGQEVGYSEDSMTPAEFDITRFVQPRGNVLAVQVYRWCSGSYLEDQDMWRLSGIYRDVLLYAVPAVHIRDFFARCTFDGACRDAALRLTIKVRNSGSAAPSAHNIEASLLDANGVPVEANPIMTAATGPLDSGNESLLELAAPVAQPLKWTAETPHLYTLVLTLKDAAGAVAEAVSCRFGFRQVEVRDNQIFVNGVSVKLKGVNRHEHCPDRGKAITVAQMREDLRIMKRNNINTVRTCHYPNQEEWYDLCDEFGIYVIDEANIESHGMGYDLDTTLGNRPEWETAHVDRVVRMVERDKNHPSVIIWSLGNEAGSGSNFVAAANALRAIDPTRPVHYERFNDIADIHSEMYHPMELMLHYAQNHPSKPFFLCEYAHAMGNSVGNLQDYWNLIDARACLIGGCIWDFIDQALRKKTDAPPGWFWAYGGDFGDTPNDGNFCCDGIVGPDRTPNPSMQEVRKVYENIRTEPVDLLRGRVRVLNKHAFLNLDAFEAAWTLMADGRVLQEGSLGRLPVPPGGMAEATVPFRVPALEPATEYWLTVRFVLAEDCRWAAKGHVVAWDQFLVPFDTPQPPTVLVAECPPLSMQESGADFTVRCANASVRIGKRSGVIESIQSGGVELLCGALEPNFWRAPTDNDRGNGHPDRCRVWKEAGASRELRSISVRQSRPQCLDITAVFALVDGNARYRVNYAVYGSGDVVVDVRLEAAGRLPELPRIGMQTAMPGSFDRVTWYGRGPEETYWDRKTGGAFGVYSFPVTGQAHRYVRPQENGNKTDVRWFAATNAAGAGLMAVGMPALECSAWPFTMRDLEECTHDYQLPRRDFVTVNFDHAQMGVGGDTSWGARTHPEYTLAPGVYAYRFRLTPLQRLDEAAALAKRRLE